From one Mytilus galloprovincialis chromosome 13, xbMytGall1.hap1.1, whole genome shotgun sequence genomic stretch:
- the LOC143057807 gene encoding macrophage mannose receptor 1-like — protein MFGGLLLSVLVVYVYCDDCPDQWSQYKDHCYWPSTSKAYSWKAAERLCESRGGYLTEIEDHDENDFIARMTFGAGTWYFMGIVHEEEAGGYVTASNSDALEYSNWLEIGNDKSDGQKCTRMGYLGYWDSYSCDEKQYFICESDEYIGSSFFGTWLSNTKLFRYEDHYYRTVGKKATYAEAQKMCKRAGAYLVEPNDEGENVYVHDKMHEVFYGHWRYIGGSDTKREGYFVWSDNQALTFENWWPGEPNNKYNEDCMEMRYWGKWNDVDCYHNNRYICEKAIEEKDTTHAEVGTNAQVTTEAEVGTNAQVTTEAKVETNAKVTTEAEVGTTAPFTYAWKETTTDNFYNRIQIDLINLKNKLKHIFQ, from the exons TATACTGTGATGACTGTCCCGATCAATGGTCTCAGTATAAAGATCACTGTTACTGGCCGTCAACATCCAAGGCATATAGCTGGAAAGCTGCAGAG CGTTTATGTGAGAGCCGTGGTGGATATCTGACGGAAATAGAGGACCATGACGAGAATGATTTCATCGCTCGAATGACGTTTGGTGCAG GTACTTGGTACTTTATGGGTATTGTTCATGAAGAAGAAGCTGGTGGATATGTTACTGCAAGCAATAGTGATGCACTGGAATATAGTAACTGGCTAGAAATTGGAAACGACAAATCAGATGGGCAAAAATGCACAAGAATGGGCTATCTTGGCTACTGGGATTCATACTCATGTGAcgaaaaacaatatttcatttgtgAGAG TGATGAATATATAGGCAGCAGTTTTTTTGGAACATGGTTATCAAATACCAAGTTATTCAGATATGAAGATCATTACTACAGAACTGTTGGCAAAAAGGCAACATATGCCGAAGCTCAG aaaatgtgtaaAAGAGCTGGTGCGTATCTTGTTGAACCCAACGATGAAGGTGAAAATGTCTATGTGCATGACAAGATGCACGAAGTAT TTTATGGTCATTGGCGATATATTGGAGGATCGGATACCAAACGGGAAGGGTATTTCGTCTGGAGTGACAATCAAGCTTTAACCTTTGAGAATTGGTGGCCGGGAGAacctaataataaatataatgagGACTGCATGGAAATGAGATATTGGGGAAAATGGAATGACGTCGATTGTTACCATAACAACCGATATATCTGTGAAAA aGCGATTGAAGAAAAAGATACGACACATGCTGAAGTCGGAACAAATGCACAAGTCACAACAGAGGCTGAAGTCGGAACAAATGCACAAGTCACAACAGAGGCTAAAGTTGAAACAAATGCAAAAGTCACAACAGAGGCTGAAGTCGGAACAACTGCACCATTCACTTACGCTTGGAAAGAAACGACGACCGATAATTTCTATAATAGGATCcaaattgatttgataaatttaaaaaataaattgaaacacatttttcaataa